The genomic DNA GTTGTGCCATATCATTCCCGTCAATCTCAATAACATCAAAACCAAATGCACGATACTTATCAACTAGTGGTTCACTATTCATGACTTTTTCAGTTGGGCCACTGATTTGCAAGCGATTATGATCAATAATCGCTGTCAGATTATCCAACTGAAAACTACCTGCGGCCATCGCGGCTTCCCAGACAGATCCTTCAGCTTGTTCACCGTCTCCCATCAATGTATATACGTGATAATCCTTGTGGTCTAACTTCGCCGCTTTGGCAATGCCAACACTTAGGCCTAATCCATGACCTAACGAACCAGTATTCAACTCAATACCATTAACGTGATTGGTTGGATGACCAATATAAGGTGAATCAAATTGTGAATAAGTTTGTAAGTCACTCTTTGGAAAATAACCCCGATCTGCTAAAACGTTATATAACACCTCAACAGCATGGCCTTTGGACTGAACATAGCGATCACGGTCATCGTTAGCAAATGTCGTTTGCGTCTGATTCATAGCCGCATAATATAACGCAACCAGAATGTCGGTACATGATAAATCCGAACCCGTATGTCCCGTCTTAGCTTGATAAATCATTTGCCAAGTTGAACGCCGGATTTGCGCTGCTTTTAACTTTAATTCGTCAATTCTCAAATTAATCTCCCCTATTCCTTACTTAACGATTGAATCAATATCACCACGTAAATATGCTTGCACATCGTCTTCAATTGGATCATAGAAATCAGGTGTTACCCCTAGATACTTACATGCCTCATACAAGACAGGAACCACATCGGCACGTACTGCGGCCATATGATGAATATATGGTCCATATACAAGTTTTGTTTCAAAGCGATTGAGATTAGCGAATTGTAACCAAAGATAAGTACCTTGTTCATAAGGCCCCTCACATGACTTAGCATTACCTAGTAATAAGTTATATTGACCATTATCTCCGTCAAAACGACACAACGTATATTCGCCATCTTTTGCTTGAAGTGCAACAGAACCAGGGAAATCAAAGACAAAGTGTGATTTTGGTAACGATGGTTTATTCTTGGCCGTGGAGAACGGGAAAACACCCAAATGTTGCAATAATTCACCGTTTGGATTTTCTGGATGACGACAGTTAACATCAGCAAAAATCGCCTTCTCATCACCCATCGTTGCAGCTTCAACTAATAATTCGGAGATAACACCGTGAATATCAGTTTCACAAGTTACGGGAGTTCCTTCATCTTGAAGTAACGATTCCGAAGCGTATGGTAAAATGCCAATCTCATCTTGCAAGGCCGTCCAGCATTGGATAGCACCAGCATTACATCCATATTCAGTCATCTTGTGTGATAAGGCGACTTTTAACGCGGCTACCATATTCAAATCTTTATCAGTAATATCGACATCTGCAACTTGCTTTAACGTTGCAACCGTTACGTCAATTTCTGACGAATGACTTGCTTGTAGCGTATGAATTTCTTCAACAAGTTCCGTCAACGGAATTGGTGATAATGAAATGTTGAACTTTTCAAGCAGTTCTCCTTCATTTACCATTGTTGACCAAAAATCAAATGGCCGTGGTCCAACTTGTAAGATTCGCGTATTCTTGAAAGTTTTTACAATATTACATACTTTAATGAAATCTGTTACACCGCGTTCAAATTCAGGATCGTCAATATCAACATTGACTAAGTAAGTAAATGGAATTTGGAAACGACGTAATACTTTTCCAATAGCAAACAATCCACATTGCGTGTCTCGAAGACGAGAGCCATCAGCAGCTGGTGCTTCATCTTTAGGACCCCAGAGTAATACTGGAACATCTAATTGTTTGGCTAACCGTGCACATTCATATTCAGTACCAAAATTTTCATTTGCTAAAAATAAGCCATCAATTTTTTCAGCTTTAAATTTAGTTGCAATTTTCTCCATACCAGCGTCATCATATAATAGACCATCATCGTTTACTTCTTTAATATCAACATAGTTAACATGCATGGCATCCAACTTATCACGCGTTAAATTTGCGTATTCAATAGCTGCATCTGCCGAAAAAATATTACGTCGGGTCGGTGCAAAACCTAATTTAATTGATTGAGTCATAAAAATACCTCCTGATTTTTTGTTATCGCTTACATGATGCATTCTAAAATATCAGCTAAATCTCCTCAATAGTTTTTGTAAAAATAGCATTAGTTTAGTATAATTTTAGTTATCACAGGAGATGAATTTATGGGAATTAAAATCAGTGACATTGCACAACTTGCTGGCGTATCTAAATCAGCCGTTTCATTAGCACTTAATGAAAAGCCAGGAATAAGTATAAGCACTAGAAAAAAAATCATTAAAATTGCTCATCAACAAGGCTATACACCACTGCGTAAAAAGCGTCAGGATATTCAAAACAATCTAGGAGCTGTAGCCTTTCTAGTTGTGACAACAACCGGTGTTGTAAAGAGTAATTATCGAACGCTGCCTTTTTTTAACTCACTCATTTCATGCTTATCTGCTGAGATCAGTGCAGTTAACGGTAGTTTAAAAACTATTACTATTACACAGACTGAATTAAGCCAGCAACTCTCCTCTATTAGGGAAACAGCAGATAGTTTTCTAGTACTGGGTACTGATCTCACAAAGAAAAGTGCTGCACTAATTAATCAACGTCTTAAACATGTCGTTTTCCTTGATACATATTTTGAAGACATTAATGCTGACTTTGTTACCATGGATAACTACCAAGGTGCCCGATTAGCAGGAGAGTATATCTTGCGAAAGGGGTATCGTCAGATTGGTTATTTTGCATCTGACAAAATCATGTCAAATTTTTCAGAACGGCGCCGCGGTTTTCGGGCAATTCTAAAAGAAGCCGGTGTCACTATTTCTAACGATAATTTTTATTTCATCTCGCCAACTGAAACTAATCCCAATGGCCTTAATATGACAAGATTTATTAATAAGTTACCTAAGGCAATTTTTTGTGAAGACGATTACATCGCCCTTCGGCTACTTAAGGTTGCTCGCCAAGCTAAAATTACTATCCCTGACCAACTAGCAATCATGGGTTTTGATGATATTTACGAGAGCACTTTGGTTTCCCCAGAACTGTCAACCATTCATGTGCCTATTGAACAAATTGCTCATGAGGCGCTAAAGCAATTAATCGATCACTATTTACATCCCCAACGGCTGCCCTTAAAAATTCTTGTCGCAACTAAACTTGTCGAAAGGCAATCATTATAAAAACGAGGGGCAACTAAACTAATTAATTAGTTTAGTTGCCCCTCGTTTTTATTTACTCAGTCGCATCTCGGTTTTAGTCGTACGATCAATGTGATTAAACCACTTCCAACTGTAATTGCCGCGATTCAACCCACTTCGCCGCCACTAGTACGCGGTACAGTACGATTGAAATAATGGCTGGCATCAGGACGCCCGTCAGCAAGTAGACCACAAACTGGTTAAAGTTAGTCGAAGCTAACGAAATCGGCGCAATCAGTGAATTCAAACCTAAGCCTGCTAACTTGTAGCTCGTTGAAAAGTGGAAAACCATTGTCGCAACTGGCGCAGAAACAATGGCCGCAACCATTGGTGGAATCGCTAACCGTGGATTCACCAGCAAGTTCGGAAATTGGACTTTAGGTGTAATAATCCCCTGTGCAATATTAGCGCCCAAGTTGTTCTGTCGAAAAGACATAATCGTAAAGCCCACGAACTGGGCGGTCGTTCCAATCAAGGCTGCGCCAGACGACACTGGATCCAACATCACAGCAACGGCCAGTGCCGCCGAAGAGGCTGGCGTCATCAGGAATAAGGCCCAAGCGAGCGAGACCGCCATTGACCCCATCAACGGGTTAACTTTCATCGAGGTCGCAATGAATTTACTCAACCAGACAAGCGCTGGTGTCGTCACTGCTGCTAATCCCAAACCAACCACCGCACCAACAAAGGTAGCTGCTAACGGCACTAACATCATATCAAGCGGTGTCTTACCCGTTAAATAATTACCGACCAGCACTGCTACCAGCCCAGCCGCAACTGCTGAAATCGGTTGTCCAGTGGTAAAAACAGAACTCTGGGCCGCCTGAGCTAATGTATGTCCAGTAGCCGTTACACCGTTAGTAGCTGATTGTGAGAAATACACCGCGTTAGCACCAATCGTGGATGAAATCATGGCACTAAACGTGACCAACGTATTACTATTAAGCATCGTCGCAATGGCGACCCCAAAGGCTGGTCCTAGTAAGACTTGCGCAATCGCCCCTATTTGATACAACGCCGTCCAGTGAACAAAATTAGCAAGTGATTGCAATAACAATCCAATTCCCAAACAAACCAAAATTGCATTAGAAACACCGGCTGAAACTTTATAAACGTAATCCATGGTACTCATCTTATGTGTCGCGGTATCCGCGGTAGTCTTAGTTTCCATATGTATGCCTCCATTTAAATTAATAAGAATATGATTAGAAAAATATGAGAATAGCTACATTTAACCATGAGTTATGAAAATTGTCAACGTTATTTTCAGCATTGTTCTAATAACGACATCATAAAAAGAATGACCAGCAAGCTTTGGTACAGCTGCTGGTCATTCTCATTCAGGTTAAAACATTCAAATTATTGACACAAGTGATCAATCCAGGCGAATAATTCCCCTAAATCGTAATCGCCACTATGTGGAATGTCCCATGGTAACGCAAAGTCAACATCATAGCCCTGATTTTTGAGCATCGTTGCTAGAATGATTGGAATCGCAAAACTCGTATCCCGGTCAGCCGCGCCATGACGAATCCGCCAATGTTTAGCAACTTGTGCCTGTTGTGTTAATAAGTAGCTGATTGGATTAACCGCTTTGACAAGATCATCATCAGCCAGTTGAGCCGTAACCGTACTTCGTGCCTGTGACAATGCTGTAAAGTGCTTGCCTAGCACCAGCGCATCACCAAATAAATTATTTTCTGGACTATCCAAATCCAATTGATCAAATGCTGGTACGGCTTTCATCCGTGTTAACGATTTCAGATAGGCTGTCAAATCTAGTTCAGTCACTTGACCATCCGTGACGGTAAAACCCGCATACTTATGAATATCAGTTCCTTGGTCCAGCGCATTTTGTGCCGAAGCCATCAATAAGTGGCGGACGACTTCACGAAAAGGGCCAGTACCAGCCGCTGTCACGGTCAACGTCGTTCCGTCAGTCGCTTTTAACCCCAAGTGATTCAAATAATCCCTAAACTGACGTTTTAAAGTCGCTGAAAGTGCCTGCGCTTCAGAATCCAACACACCACTAACTGGTTCAAATTGCGGACGCCCGTTCACAGCAGTTCCCGCTACCGGTTGATATCGGTGCCAGTCATTGATACCGTTAAATTGCCACTCATAGGCCATGTCTGCGTGTTCCAGATTATGAATCGGGCAGTAAGCCGACACTGCAAAGATATCATCAGTCGTTGGTGCCGCACCAAGCGCGGTTAACGCCGTTTCAAAATAGGCGCTGTTTCCACTAGTCCCCGCTAAAGCGGAAGTGGCACCCCCAGCACTCGTTCCATTCGTGATAATCCGATCCGTATCACCTGGCAGCCGATTCTGGTTATACTTAACGTAGCGGATAGCCGCCTTCATATCTACAATAAAGGCCGGTGCCTGTCCGACCCGTTGACCTGACTCATCAAGCGTGGTACGCCCTCGAATCCCGGCGGCCACCACCACATAGCCTCGTTTTAGCGCCTGCTGAATCGTAGTCGCATTCGTTGGCCATGCCGTTCGCTGTGGATCATCCGCCGGACCAGGCATGTAGCCACCAACCGTATTGGGCATCAAGATTGGTGCAGTCGTTCTTTGATAACCATTAACTGAACCATCATGCAAATAAGCTGCTGGCACAAATACATTTAACACCTGAATACTTGCCACCGGATGCTGAACATACTGAATCTCTCGGGCCGCATAGTAATGAACCGCTTGGCCTGCAACTTGGACTTGTTCAGGAACCAACCAGTCAGGATCAAAGATTAAGCGATCATACATCTCTCTACCTCCGTTTCTATCTAACCGTTACTTTACCCCTATTATCAAGTTTAAAGCAACTCCCTTTAAATAATCTATTATTAATTGCGAATAATGATGCTAAGGCGATCGATGACCTTTCAATAGCATGTGTGCCTATTGAATAGCGCCATTAATTGATTCTGTGTTCCATTCAAATCACTTAGTACTCACTTGGGGACAAACTGATTCGCACGAGTGGCGGCAAATTGCAAAATAGTCACCCCAACAATCATCATCGCACCAATCAGTCCGACCCAATTAAAGTGAACGTGTAAAAAGAAGACACTTAAAATAGTGGCTGCTAATGGTTCAATCGCCCCCAAAACACTCGCGGTCGTTGGTAAGATAAATTCGAGGCTTTGCAGAAAAAATAAGTAGGCTAGCATCATCCCAAAAATCACTACAAAACTGACTTGCCCCCATGCAGCCCAAGTTAGCTGTGGTGAATAACGCCAAGCTCCCGTTCCAATCAGCACTAGGAACCCACCAATTAACATCGACCACCCAACAATAGGCGTGGCGCCATACCTCGTTAGTAACTTGGTCGGCATCAACGTGTAAATCGTCGCCCCAACTGCAGCCAGCAAACCCCAAATAATTGCAATTACTGGTAAAGCTAGCGAATGAGTCCGGCCTTCCGTAACGATTAGAATCGTCCCAATAATCGCCGAGATTACAGAAATGACGTCTACCTT from Lactiplantibacillus paraplantarum includes the following:
- a CDS encoding transketolase, translating into MRIDELKLKAAQIRRSTWQMIYQAKTGHTGSDLSCTDILVALYYAAMNQTQTTFANDDRDRYVQSKGHAVEVLYNVLADRGYFPKSDLQTYSQFDSPYIGHPTNHVNGIELNTGSLGHGLGLSVGIAKAAKLDHKDYHVYTLMGDGEQAEGSVWEAAMAAGSFQLDNLTAIIDHNRLQISGPTEKVMNSEPLVDKYRAFGFDVIEIDGNDMAQLVKALETPNTPLRPKLILADTVKGRGISFAENRAEWHHKVPTAEQYQQGLDELDELIGRLQND
- a CDS encoding DMT family transporter, which gives rise to MQKKTVGLLLASVGPFLWGSSGTVAQHLFDTTVISPLWLVAVRMLVSGGLLILYGLGRRLPVMAVFHDWQATVRLIVFSLFGMAGVQLTYFMAISTGNAAMAAILQFLSPVMIIIFITATTWQLPSKVDVISVISAIIGTILIVTEGRTHSLALPVIAIIWGLLAAVGATIYTLMPTKLLTRYGATPIVGWSMLIGGFLVLIGTGAWRYSPQLTWAAWGQVSFVVIFGMMLAYLFFLQSLEFILPTTASVLGAIEPLAATILSVFFLHVHFNWVGLIGAMMIVGVTILQFAATRANQFVPK
- a CDS encoding subtype B tannase, which gives rise to MYDRLIFDPDWLVPEQVQVAGQAVHYYAAREIQYVQHPVASIQVLNVFVPAAYLHDGSVNGYQRTTAPILMPNTVGGYMPGPADDPQRTAWPTNATTIQQALKRGYVVVAAGIRGRTTLDESGQRVGQAPAFIVDMKAAIRYVKYNQNRLPGDTDRIITNGTSAGGATSALAGTSGNSAYFETALTALGAAPTTDDIFAVSAYCPIHNLEHADMAYEWQFNGINDWHRYQPVAGTAVNGRPQFEPVSGVLDSEAQALSATLKRQFRDYLNHLGLKATDGTTLTVTAAGTGPFREVVRHLLMASAQNALDQGTDIHKYAGFTVTDGQVTELDLTAYLKSLTRMKAVPAFDQLDLDSPENNLFGDALVLGKHFTALSQARSTVTAQLADDDLVKAVNPISYLLTQQAQVAKHWRIRHGAADRDTSFAIPIILATMLKNQGYDVDFALPWDIPHSGDYDLGELFAWIDHLCQ
- a CDS encoding PTS transporter subunit IIC, which encodes METKTTADTATHKMSTMDYVYKVSAGVSNAILVCLGIGLLLQSLANFVHWTALYQIGAIAQVLLGPAFGVAIATMLNSNTLVTFSAMISSTIGANAVYFSQSATNGVTATGHTLAQAAQSSVFTTGQPISAVAAGLVAVLVGNYLTGKTPLDMMLVPLAATFVGAVVGLGLAAVTTPALVWLSKFIATSMKVNPLMGSMAVSLAWALFLMTPASSAALAVAVMLDPVSSGAALIGTTAQFVGFTIMSFRQNNLGANIAQGIITPKVQFPNLLVNPRLAIPPMVAAIVSAPVATMVFHFSTSYKLAGLGLNSLIAPISLASTNFNQFVVYLLTGVLMPAIISIVLYRVLVAAKWVESRQLQLEVV
- a CDS encoding L-fucose/L-arabinose isomerase family protein yields the protein MTQSIKLGFAPTRRNIFSADAAIEYANLTRDKLDAMHVNYVDIKEVNDDGLLYDDAGMEKIATKFKAEKIDGLFLANENFGTEYECARLAKQLDVPVLLWGPKDEAPAADGSRLRDTQCGLFAIGKVLRRFQIPFTYLVNVDIDDPEFERGVTDFIKVCNIVKTFKNTRILQVGPRPFDFWSTMVNEGELLEKFNISLSPIPLTELVEEIHTLQASHSSEIDVTVATLKQVADVDITDKDLNMVAALKVALSHKMTEYGCNAGAIQCWTALQDEIGILPYASESLLQDEGTPVTCETDIHGVISELLVEAATMGDEKAIFADVNCRHPENPNGELLQHLGVFPFSTAKNKPSLPKSHFVFDFPGSVALQAKDGEYTLCRFDGDNGQYNLLLGNAKSCEGPYEQGTYLWLQFANLNRFETKLVYGPYIHHMAAVRADVVPVLYEACKYLGVTPDFYDPIEDDVQAYLRGDIDSIVK
- a CDS encoding LacI family DNA-binding transcriptional regulator, which produces MGIKISDIAQLAGVSKSAVSLALNEKPGISISTRKKIIKIAHQQGYTPLRKKRQDIQNNLGAVAFLVVTTTGVVKSNYRTLPFFNSLISCLSAEISAVNGSLKTITITQTELSQQLSSIRETADSFLVLGTDLTKKSAALINQRLKHVVFLDTYFEDINADFVTMDNYQGARLAGEYILRKGYRQIGYFASDKIMSNFSERRRGFRAILKEAGVTISNDNFYFISPTETNPNGLNMTRFINKLPKAIFCEDDYIALRLLKVARQAKITIPDQLAIMGFDDIYESTLVSPELSTIHVPIEQIAHEALKQLIDHYLHPQRLPLKILVATKLVERQSL